Proteins found in one Plasmodium malariae genome assembly, chromosome: 13 genomic segment:
- the PmUG01_13064400 gene encoding Plasmodium exported protein, unknown function: protein MEHKIKSICFMKIGLLILLTWIYHFYNEESTFHILYGQKKYDIKLYLSHFRILRGCDEKNNSNIVEPEQQIHKDEENDGKAMSNNRRKNKQTNVQSRRSSLYEEFNKNYKVQKKLIYGKKKLSPFERKFFKQLDYIDFIIKKKPLLRNKAYRKLVCKKFGHKMFLLTLVLSFVLLASLGGTIGGFFGQSDKLYGTSASSITDITLSYDYSISFLVFLGTLIVILIIFPSFTYMKFTKHKRILKKKC, encoded by the exons atggaacataaaattaagtCCATCTGTTTTATGAAAATTGGGTTGCTTATCCTTTTAACTTggatatatcatttttacaatgaagag agcacatttcatatattgtatggacagaaaaaatatgatataaaattatatttaagtcATTTTAGAATATTAAGAGGAtgtgatgaaaaaaataattcaaatattgTAGAGCCAGAACAACAGATACATAAAGATGAAGAGAATGATGGAAAAGCTATGTCCAACAACAGaaggaaaaacaaacaaacaaacgtACAATCAAGAAGAAGTTCATTATATGAAGAATTCAATAAAAACTATAAAGTGCAAAAGAAGttaatatatggaaaaaaaaagttatctccttttgaaagaaaatttttcaagCAACTAGATTACAtagattttattataaaaaaaaaaccgtTATTAAGAAATAAGGCATACCGAAAATTAGTGTGTAAAAAGTTTGGACACAAAATGTTTTTACTTACTTTAGTACTCTCATTCGTATTATTAGCATCATTAGGAGGTACAATTGGTGGTTTTTTTGGTCAAAGTGATAAATTATATGGTACTAGTGCTTCTAGTATAACTGATATAACTTTATCATATGATTATAGTATATCATTTCTTGTATTTTTGGGTACATTAATTGTCATATTGATAATATTTCCTTCTTTTACTTATATGAAATTTACAAaacataaaagaattttGAAGAAGAAATGTTAG